A single window of Bacteroidales bacterium DNA harbors:
- a CDS encoding nucleoside deaminase encodes MNEKEKTYMREALRLAKENVTTGKGGPFGAVIVKDGTIIARAANAVVRTNDPTAHGEIVAIRKACAKLGTFHLDDCELYTSCEPCPMCMGAIYWARIPRVYFAASGEDAHKAGFDDIAFYEQIALPYPEQKTEVKQILRDEASHIFDEWNNSQNKQGY; translated from the coding sequence ATGAACGAAAAAGAAAAAACCTATATGCGCGAGGCGCTGCGCCTTGCCAAAGAAAACGTCACAACCGGTAAAGGCGGCCCGTTCGGGGCCGTCATCGTCAAGGACGGCACCATCATCGCCCGCGCCGCCAACGCCGTGGTCCGCACCAACGATCCCACGGCCCACGGCGAGATCGTCGCCATCCGCAAGGCCTGCGCCAAACTCGGCACCTTCCACCTCGACGATTGCGAGCTCTACACCAGCTGCGAGCCCTGCCCGATGTGCATGGGCGCCATTTACTGGGCGCGCATTCCGCGCGTTTACTTTGCCGCCTCAGGCGAAGACGCCCACAAAGCCGGTTTCGACGACATAGCCTTCTACGAGCAGATCGCCCTCCCCTACCCGGAACAAAAAACGGAAGTCAAACAGATCCTCCGCGATGAGGCAAGCCATATCTTCGATGAATGGAACAACTCGCAGAATAAACAGGGATACTGA